The proteins below come from a single Papaver somniferum cultivar HN1 chromosome 11, ASM357369v1, whole genome shotgun sequence genomic window:
- the LOC113324284 gene encoding uncharacterized protein LOC113324284 has protein sequence MKCNKAGCSWMIHAVAIDSSLDVFKIKKHVGRHTCGVGLKLRSPLLTKKLINHLIHDKVRHNPLIKTREIKDYLKYDVGVNVKYHSSYHGLELSHQKLFGNDVKLYTDLVWWVNTLKEINPGSHIDFDYNDADNRFEKLFISFGACIEGYKLCRPMIFVDVTFLTGPFKRGLMATTCLNGDQAYNLEKVVDGRPIKFFSDRHEGLLQYIPAVFPSSHHSYCYYHILNNLPIKKFDEKYNEVVACYKKGTYALTPARFGQTSSSVAESFNNWIRDEKKLLACPLVDTIRRRIMELMSKRREEILLMDPEKLTPTYQAFLEEHIQMGRVWNVSQYDHNIFEVHSPRSHFVDLDRMTCTCQRWRVYGFPCSHATAAISTYPNYDRPEEYTEEDTILPPNPRAPPGRPKGIRIKSARELSKKSVTCSKCHKKTHHNKATCTFIPPYP, from the exons ATGAAGTGCAACAAGGCTGGTTGTTCATGGATGATCCATGCAGTTGCTATAGATTCTTCACTTGATGTTTTTAAGATCAAAAAGCATGTTGGACGGCATACATGTGGTGTTGGGTTAAAGTTGAGGAGCCCTCTTTTAACAAAGAAACTTATTAACCACCTTATTCATGATAAGGTGAGGCATAATCCACTTATCAAGACTCGCGAAATTAAAGACTACCTTAAATATGATGTCGGGGTGAATGTAAAGTACCATAGTTCGTATCATGGCTTGGAATTGTCACACCAGAAGCTTTTTGGGAATGACGTTAAGTTGTATACTGATCTGGTTTGGTGGGTGAATACATTGAAGGAAATTAATCCGGGGTCTCATATTGATTTCGACTACAATGATGCGGATAACAGATTCGAGAAGTTGTTTATTTCTTTTGGTGCATGTATTGAAGGATATAAATTGTGTAGgccaatgatttttgttgatgtAACTTTTTTGACTGGGCCATTCAAAAGAGGTTTGATGGCTACGACTTGTCTTAATGGCGATCAAG CTTAT AATCTTGAGAAAGTTGTTGATGGTCGTCCAATCAAATTCTTTTCTGATCGTCACGAAGGTCTTTTACAATATATTCCTGCGGTGTTTCCTAGTTCTCATCACAGTTACTGTTACTACCATATCTTGAACAACCTTCCCATCAAGAAATTTGATGAGAAGTATAATGAGGTTGTGGCCTGTTATAAGAAAGGTACGTATGCACTAACTCCAGCAAG GTTTGGACAGACATCTTCAAGTGTAGCCGAGTCATTTAATAATTGGATTCGAGATGAAAAGAAGTTGCTTGCCTGCCCCCTTGTGGACACAATCAG GCGACGCATTATGGAGCTAATGTCAAAGAGGCGCGAAGAAATCCTTTTGATGGACCCTGAAAAACTCACTCCTACTTATCAAGCTTTTCTTGAAGAACATATCCAAATGGGTCGAGTCTGGAATGTTAGTCAGTATGATCACAACATATTCGAAGTTCATTCTCCGAG GTCTCACTTTGTTGATCTAGATAGGATGACTTGCACCTGCCAAAGATGGCGTGTGTATGGTTTTCCATGTTCACATGCTACAGCTGCGATATCG ACCTATCCCAATTATGACAGGCCCGAGGAGTATACTGAAGAAGACACCATTCTACCTCCTAATCCAAGAGCTCCACCTGGACGACCAAAGGGAATCCGTATAAAAAGTGCACGCGAGCTTAGTAAGAAGTCAGTTACATGCTCCAAGTGTCACAAAAAGACTCACCACAATAAAGCTACTTGCACCTTCATTCCTCCCTACccatga